From a region of the Oryza sativa Japonica Group chromosome 6, ASM3414082v1 genome:
- the LOC4341044 gene encoding DNA damage-repair/toleration protein DRT100: MALPPPLLRFFIVAVLLSSVAAWVAAATTLHERDAAALRDVRAGLRDLPGSRFFESWDDATDPCDYAGVVCEPDEDDPAALRVSVLTLGTGLTDSPGLAGTLPASLASLTALTDFVLYPGRVAGAIPTDIGSGLRRLRLLSMSGNQLTGQIPESLAGLPDLHTLDLGNNHLDGSIPSGLLLPSSQSLKVLILANNGGLSGQIPDQFSSSQLFHVDLSRNSITGSLPPLAQTVRYFSVAANSMQGSLDGAFGNGSAPTDLAFLDLSMNNFSGSIPRELFALPSASSLLLSRNNFTGSLAVPAFASERAATPPWSVVDVSHNGITGEVPEELAAVESLYVNNNRMYGEVPEAVARSVFAGRMTTFYAQHNFLTGFPVPPLPLPDSAALCLSYNCMELPSASAANGCPTIGGPMESRPADQCRSSTAANAGSSGGDG; encoded by the coding sequence ATGgcgctgcctcctcctctgctccGCTTCTTCATCGTCGCCGTGCTGCTCAGCTCGGTCGCCGcatgggtggcggcggcgacgacgctgcacgagcgcgacgcggcggcgctcagGGACGTCCGGGCGGGGCTGCGGGACCTGCCGGGGTCCCGGTTCTTCGAATCCTGGGATGACGCCACCGACCCGTGCGACTATGCCGGCGTCGTGTGCGAGCCCGACGAGGACGACCCGGCCGCGCTCCGCGTGTCCGTGCTGACGCTCGGCACCGGCCTCACCGACTCTCCCGGCCTGGCTGGCACGCTCCCGGCCTCGCTTGCCAGCCTCACTGCGCTCACGGACTTCGTCCTTTATCCAGGACGCGTCGCGGGAGCTATTCCGACGGACATTGGGTCGGGTCTCCGGCGCCTCAGGCTGCTGTCCATGTCCGGCAACCAGCTGACCGGGCAGATACCCGAGTCCCTCGCCGGGCTGCCAGATCTGCACACGCTCGACCTCGGCAATAACCACCTCGACGGCTCCATTCCCAGCGGCTTGCTGCTGCCGTCTTCGCAGAGCCTCAAGGTGCTCATCCTAGCGAACAATGGCGGCCTCTCCGGGCAGATTCCAGACCAATTTTCCAGCTCACAGCTTTTCCATGTCGACCTAAGCCGGAATTCCATCACTGGCTCGCTCCCACCGCTGGCGCAGACAGTCCGCTACTTCTCCGTCGCGGCGAACTCAATGCAGGGGAGCCTCGACGGCGCGTTCGGCAACGGTTCGGCTCCGACCGACTTGGCCTTCCTCGACCTCTCGATGAACAACTTCTCGGGTTCAATCCCGCGGGAGTTGTTCGCGCTCCCGAGCGCGTCGTCCCTTCTTCTGTCCCGCAATAACTTCACCGGGTCCCTCGCCGTGCCAGCGTTCGCATCGGAGCGTGCCGCAACGCCGCCGTGGTCGGTTGTGGACGTCAGCCACAATGGCATCACGGGGGAGGTCCCGGAGGAGCTAGCGGCCGTGGAGAGCCTGTACGTGAACAACAACCGGATGTACGGCGAGGTGCCGGAGGCGGTGGCCCGTAGCGTGTTCGCCGGCCGCATGACGACCTTCTACGCGCAGCACAACTTCCTGACGGGCTTCCcggtgccgccgctgccgctgccggacTCCGCAGCGCTGTGCCTCTCTTACAATTGCATGGAGCTACCGTCCGCTTCTGCCGCCAACGGGTGCCCCACCATCGGCGGCCCAATGGAGTCCAGGCCCGCCGACCAGTGCCGGAGCAGCACCGCAGCCAACGCCGGCAGCAGCGGAGGGGACGGCTGA